Part of the Oscillibacter hominis genome is shown below.
ACCGTGGTGGACAGGCCCACGCTGAAAAGAGAGCCGGGCAGCTCCACGATCTCGGGAGGCACAGTGGTCATGATGTGGTTCATGCCGCCGGCCATATTCACCGTGACGATGGCCACCGCAGTGCCCACGATCACCATCAGGCAGCCGAAGATAAAGTCCGTCCAGGCAACCGTCTTGAGGCCGGAAGGCAGCACAAACAGCAGGCACAGCGCCGCCATGACGCAGATCAGCACATTGATGGGGATGCCGGTGATGGTGGTGTACAGCTTGGCAAAGGCCGTCAGGTTGGAGCAGCACCAGCCAAAGGGCACCACGATGGTCATGATGCCGGCCAGAATACGCACCACTTTGCTGGGGCCTGTGTAGTGCAGCAGGATCTCCGGCACGGTGGCAAACTGGTGATCGCGCAGCCACTTGGCGATGAACATCAAAATGACAAAGGACAGCTGGCAGAGGATGCCGTAGAGCATGACGGAAAAGCCGTTGCTGAATCCGTTGCCCACCTGGCCCACCAGGATGCCGCCGCCCATGGCGGTGGCAAACTGGGTGCCCACCACCACGTACAGGGGAAGTTCACGCCCGCCGACTTCCCAGTCGTCTACACTGACGCTCTGGTCCTTTTCCTTTTTCCGGGTCAGCACCATGCTGAGTCCATAAGTAAGTGCCAGGGTAATGAGAATTGCGAGAATGATGATGACTGTCTGACTCATGATTTTCCTCCTTAATGTTTTGTCTCTCTATATCAAAGCGGGCCTCCCGCCGGAAAACTTAACCATATATTCACAATATTATTATCTTTTTATGATAAGATAATAATATTATTACCAATAGGGTAAAAAAAGAAGAACGCACAGGCTGTTGTTTTTGTAGAATTGCCACTTTTTTTGTACCCTAACTTTCGCTATACTGAAATTAGGAACATTCTGCCATACGGGAGGAAAGACTATGCAGCAGCTGCTTAAAACCATACAGAGTTCGTACAGCACCCTGCCCCAGGCTCAGAAGGCAGTGGCTGAGTATATTGTGGGCCATTATCAGGATATCCCTTTTTTGTCCGTGACCTCCATGGCCAAGGAAATCGGCGTCAGCGACACCACAATCATCAAGCACTGCATGCAGTTGGGTTTTTCCGGGTTTGGAGACTTTAAGCGCACGGTTACAGAGTATGTGCAGACCCAGTCCAACTGGCACGACCGCCTGGAGCAGCACCTCACCGAAATCGAGGATCAGGACGTGTATTCCAAGGTGTACCACTCTGAGATCGGGAACATCAAAAACACCTTGGAGAATTCCCTGAACCGGCAGAATTACGACCGGCTTCTCAACTCCCTGGACCAGGCGGAAAACATCTACATCATGGGGTTCCGTTCCTCCTCCATCCTGGCCAGGTTTCTCTCTCTCTCCCTGGGCCAATTGGGCTACCGGACCTATCCCATCACGCCGGAGGCTGGGGATTACTATGAACTGGCCTGTCGTATGACACCCAAAGACCTGCTGATCTCCATCTCTTTTTCCCGGTATATGTCGGATGCGGTGATCATCGCAGAGGCTGCAGCCAAAAAAGGCGTTCCCCATGTGGCCTTTGCCGACACCATGCTCAGTCCTGTCGCCGCCCACTCGGATTACTCCTTTATCTGCGCGGTGGAATCTTACAACAACGCACCCTCCCTGGCCGGCGGCTTTGTGCTGATCAGCACCATCCTCACCGGCTGCGCCCAGCGTCACCCGGAAGAAGCCAAATCCTATATGCTTCAAGTGGAGGAATTCTTAGGCGGCCATGGCCTGCTGTATCCTCTGCAGCCCCGGGAGCATTGAATTTCTTTTTATTTCTCTATTGCGCATAATATCATAATAATATTATTATTTCAATTGTTTTTATTTTATAATTAAATTATTATGCAAACTGTTTGATTTTCTCCTTCCAATTTGATCAAGTCGACGAAAATAGGCAGCGTTCGACCTCCCTCGTTTTCCTTTGTCCCGCGCCGCCGGCAAAGTCCATCGTGGGTTTTACAATCGGATATGCATTGGCGTTTCACCAAATATTCCGCTTTCTCCTTCCAATCTTATGGGAAACTAACCAATTATTTGCCTTTTTGAAAACTTTATTGCACATTTTGCAAAAAATGTGGTATACTAAACTATACAACGTGCGGTTTTGACAAACGTAAGTCCGATTGTTAAAGCCGCACGTCTCTATTTTATAAGGAGGAACGGTCATGTATGAGACGGGACAACTGGTTGTGTATGGTACCACCGGTGTATGCCGGGTAGAGGGGACCGGTACGCCGGATCTGAAGGGCGTCACCAAGCTTTACTATTTCCTGCGCCCCCTGTATCAGGACGGCGTGATCTACGCGCCTGTGGACAGTGAAAAAGTGCCCATACGCCCGGTGATCTCCCGGGAGGAGGCGGAGCGGCTGGTGGCCCTGATTCCCTCCCTCCATGTGCAGGCCTGCCACGGAAGGACCCTGCAGCAATTGGCTCAGCATTACCAGTCCATTGTCCAGACCAGCGACTGCCGCGAACTGATGGAGCTGACGATGTCCATTTATGCAAAGCGGCAGGAGGCGGAGCAGCAAAAGCACCGCCTGGGTATTGTGGATGAAAAATACATGCGTCAGGCGGAGCGCCTGCTTCACGGAGAGCTGTCCGCGGCCCTGGGCATTCCCTATGACCAGGTGCCGGACTTCATCGCCTCCCATGTAGGCAGGTCCGCTCAGCGGCCCGCTCAGTAAAAATCAGGCAGTCTTCACGAGACTGCCTGATTTTTTGTATTTTTCTGCGCTTTCATAAAGCTTTTATATGATTAAATATAATTTCTGTATTGGACTTGTCATGGAAATAGGAGTATTTTTTAGGTAGCAGAGAATCGAAAGAATTTTCCACATA
Proteins encoded:
- a CDS encoding sodium:solute symporter family protein, producing MSQTVIIILAILITLALTYGLSMVLTRKKEKDQSVSVDDWEVGGRELPLYVVVGTQFATAMGGGILVGQVGNGFSNGFSVMLYGILCQLSFVILMFIAKWLRDHQFATVPEILLHYTGPSKVVRILAGIMTIVVPFGWCCSNLTAFAKLYTTITGIPINVLICVMAALCLLFVLPSGLKTVAWTDFIFGCLMVIVGTAVAIVTVNMAGGMNHIMTTVPPEIVELPGSLFSVGLSTTVLWIFSLTPGGLTNQMYYQRILACKDTNKVKKSLLISAGCALLAYVWAVIVGLGVRSMNPSLESEMATGWLMNEMPIWCVAIFSGLVVCTILSTISSGVQSVVVNLNRDIYRVLKPDVDEKKAVRISRVLSVVVLICAAVLAMFFPQVLSLLVLTYSYSAAGLVCPIFLSYILRKKGIITKNGVIAGMVAGIVVCAVSMQFESVVPYVIWGCLASGVAMVVFSKLDHKNPVYQEL
- a CDS encoding MurR/RpiR family transcriptional regulator, which translates into the protein MQQLLKTIQSSYSTLPQAQKAVAEYIVGHYQDIPFLSVTSMAKEIGVSDTTIIKHCMQLGFSGFGDFKRTVTEYVQTQSNWHDRLEQHLTEIEDQDVYSKVYHSEIGNIKNTLENSLNRQNYDRLLNSLDQAENIYIMGFRSSSILARFLSLSLGQLGYRTYPITPEAGDYYELACRMTPKDLLISISFSRYMSDAVIIAEAAAKKGVPHVAFADTMLSPVAAHSDYSFICAVESYNNAPSLAGGFVLISTILTGCAQRHPEEAKSYMLQVEEFLGGHGLLYPLQPREH
- a CDS encoding CarD family transcriptional regulator; its protein translation is MYETGQLVVYGTTGVCRVEGTGTPDLKGVTKLYYFLRPLYQDGVIYAPVDSEKVPIRPVISREEAERLVALIPSLHVQACHGRTLQQLAQHYQSIVQTSDCRELMELTMSIYAKRQEAEQQKHRLGIVDEKYMRQAERLLHGELSAALGIPYDQVPDFIASHVGRSAQRPAQ